The Dehalogenimonas lykanthroporepellens BL-DC-9 genome includes a window with the following:
- a CDS encoding AIG2 family protein (PFAM: AIG2 family protein~KEGG: sfu:Sfum_3843 hypothetical protein) produces the protein MNIGDTAKLNTNPEDTPETILRLFVYGTLKQGYWNHQRFCAQARSIEPAVVWGRLYHLHAGFPAIEVPEGLILARGTADPLADARRQQKIGTPRFGRPTGDWDLIHGELVTFTDPQRDLPPIDRLEGFRPGGHSMYQRVMVAVLCGRTSIPAWTYWMPCPPYAERVASGQWL, from the coding sequence ATGAACATTGGAGACACCGCGAAGCTGAACACAAACCCGGAAGACACTCCCGAGACCATCCTCCGGCTCTTCGTCTACGGCACACTGAAACAGGGCTACTGGAACCATCAACGCTTCTGCGCCCAGGCCCGCAGCATCGAACCGGCCGTGGTCTGGGGCAGGCTCTACCACCTTCATGCCGGGTTCCCGGCCATCGAGGTGCCGGAAGGTTTGATCCTGGCCCGGGGCACCGCCGATCCACTGGCCGACGCCCGCAGGCAGCAAAAGATCGGCACTCCGCGCTTCGGACGCCCGACTGGCGACTGGGATCTGATCCATGGGGAACTGGTGACCTTCACCGACCCGCAGCGCGACCTGCCGCCCATCGACCGGCTGGAAGGCTTTCGGCCTGGCGGCCACAGCATGTACCAGCGGGTGATGGTGGCGGTGCTATGCGGGCGCACCTCGATTCCAGCCTGGACCTATTGGATGCCATGCCCGCCTTACGCGGAAAGAGTCGCCAGTGGCCAGTGGTTATGA
- a CDS encoding conserved hypothetical protein (KEGG: dev:DhcVS_261 hypothetical protein) — MSIQIKELFDPAKDIYRTIEKVITYSASQEARLKSEITEYIVTDSIEEQFERLLTRMQAAMEMGGENEVGVWVSGFYGSGKSSFTKYLGLALDESVAIEGTPFLKYLQDRLNKSQTRAQLAALASRHSAAVVLLDLASEMLAGATMEDVSTVLYYKVLQWAGYSRNLKVAAFERRLQKDSRYEEFTNRIQNELETPWKEVQNDPLVIDSLIPEIAHEMYPQLFKSSTAFSTETTDFVRFENERVKEMLDIVRETTGKEFVVFIIDEVGQYVGSRQNLILNLDGLAKNLKAIGEGNAWIIGTAQQTLTEDDPRAALNSPELYKLKDRFPIQIDLESSDIKEICYRRLLGKSPGGQQELEGLFDKFGQALRHNTKLQDARYYDSDFDKTTFVNLYPFLPAHFDILLHLLGALAKSTGGIGLRSAIKVIQDILVEGPDDQEPVANRPVGWLATTVTLYDALEKDIRRAFPSVHKAVGKVKIRFTGSQLHLEVAKTVAVLQVLGNMPVTAQNVASLMHAGIDAPSQRDKVDAAIAELINDAIVPFGEKDGNLCFFSEKLNDIDQERAQIPLRSIETRRIHNEALRDAFSPLPSTRLHGSLAVTTGLKAMVGSMVSPLAGERETIQTLVEFVAPQDYDTARTRLIEESRQRSAQNTIYLLGRTSSDIDDKIAEIYRCREIHQRYRNDPDAEVKEYCAAQTDRATKLTGELEHLLKRCLSQGSFVFRGQTTAVDSVNPDVIDATKKHLSNVAEQVFDRYGEAPVRAETALAEKFLRVGNLKAVSSAVDPLGLVQVSGGTPHIKTDHKAVVSIRDYIDRLGTVEGKRMLEHFTDAPFGWSQDTLRYLVAAMLVAGEIKIKVSGREVTVNGQQAIDALRTNNSFKVVGVSLRDERPSNEVLARAATRLTDLVGDTVIPLEDEISKTATKQFPKFQHQFGPLAEKLDALGLPGGDVIRSLNQDLADVLLTDASDAPQRLGSEESPLYDGLKWATEVDRALKNGLEQTVRELQQHRRDIEALPDTGVPGKLRQDLADELTQVGERLSRDDFHSHLADLSTSLTAIKGCARDAAIEMAKTQRTAIKDAADELQRLPQWSELGRDEQSQVLNQIDGITVESTEDLAGIKKLLNQSFVVRSQIDDIRDGIIKTAHERQMSRLEEERKEAKKAGQTKLSRSVNIPATISSAADLEELIRSLQALKAELAVYSDIEVTIKIES, encoded by the coding sequence ATGTCAATTCAAATTAAAGAACTGTTTGATCCGGCCAAGGATATCTACCGGACAATCGAAAAAGTCATCACTTATAGCGCGTCTCAAGAGGCGCGGCTTAAGTCTGAAATCACCGAATACATCGTCACCGATAGCATCGAAGAGCAGTTCGAACGGCTGCTGACACGCATGCAGGCGGCAATGGAGATGGGTGGCGAGAATGAGGTCGGTGTTTGGGTCTCAGGGTTCTATGGCTCGGGTAAAAGTTCATTCACGAAATACCTGGGGCTTGCCCTTGACGAAAGCGTAGCGATTGAGGGCACGCCGTTTCTCAAGTATCTCCAGGACAGGCTCAATAAGTCTCAGACCCGGGCGCAATTGGCGGCGCTGGCCAGCAGGCATTCTGCAGCTGTCGTGCTTCTTGATCTGGCCAGTGAAATGCTGGCCGGGGCCACCATGGAGGACGTATCGACCGTCCTTTATTACAAGGTGTTGCAGTGGGCTGGTTATTCCCGAAATCTCAAGGTTGCGGCATTTGAGCGGCGACTTCAGAAGGACAGTCGTTATGAAGAGTTCACGAACCGCATTCAGAATGAATTAGAGACGCCGTGGAAGGAAGTGCAAAACGATCCGCTGGTGATCGACAGCCTGATTCCTGAGATTGCCCATGAGATGTACCCGCAGCTTTTTAAATCATCGACGGCTTTCAGTACGGAAACGACCGATTTCGTAAGGTTTGAGAATGAGCGCGTCAAGGAAATGCTCGATATTGTTCGCGAGACAACGGGCAAGGAATTTGTTGTGTTCATCATCGACGAGGTTGGTCAGTACGTCGGTTCACGGCAAAATCTCATTCTCAACCTTGACGGCCTGGCCAAGAATCTGAAAGCCATTGGCGAAGGGAATGCGTGGATCATCGGTACGGCTCAGCAGACCCTGACTGAGGACGATCCGCGTGCGGCCCTCAACTCTCCCGAGCTGTACAAACTCAAAGACCGCTTTCCCATTCAAATCGACCTTGAATCCAGCGATATCAAGGAAATTTGCTATCGTCGTCTTCTCGGCAAATCCCCGGGCGGTCAGCAGGAACTCGAAGGGCTTTTCGATAAGTTTGGCCAGGCATTGCGCCACAATACCAAACTGCAGGACGCCCGCTATTACGACTCAGATTTCGACAAGACCACCTTCGTCAACCTGTATCCATTCTTGCCTGCCCATTTCGACATCCTGTTGCACCTCTTGGGTGCGCTGGCCAAGTCCACCGGCGGTATCGGCCTGCGCTCAGCCATCAAGGTCATTCAGGATATTCTGGTTGAAGGCCCGGACGATCAGGAACCGGTTGCCAATAGGCCCGTTGGTTGGCTGGCGACCACGGTCACGCTCTACGATGCCCTTGAAAAAGACATTCGTCGCGCTTTTCCATCCGTTCATAAGGCGGTCGGGAAGGTTAAAATCCGCTTCACCGGTTCGCAACTCCATCTGGAAGTCGCCAAGACAGTGGCTGTGCTGCAGGTGCTCGGCAACATGCCGGTAACGGCCCAAAATGTCGCCAGCCTCATGCATGCCGGTATCGATGCACCCTCGCAACGCGACAAGGTGGATGCCGCCATTGCAGAACTTATCAACGATGCCATCGTGCCGTTCGGAGAAAAGGATGGAAACCTCTGCTTCTTCAGTGAGAAGTTGAACGATATCGACCAGGAGCGAGCCCAGATCCCTTTGCGGTCTATCGAGACGCGGCGCATTCATAACGAAGCGCTCCGTGACGCCTTCAGCCCTCTACCTTCGACGCGACTGCACGGATCACTGGCCGTTACCACCGGGCTCAAGGCCATGGTGGGTTCGATGGTGTCACCTCTTGCAGGCGAGCGAGAAACCATCCAGACACTGGTGGAGTTTGTCGCCCCCCAAGACTATGACACGGCCCGAACCCGGCTTATTGAAGAATCCCGTCAGCGCAGTGCCCAAAACACCATCTACCTGCTTGGTAGAACCTCTTCGGATATCGATGACAAGATCGCTGAAATTTATCGGTGCCGAGAAATCCATCAGCGCTATCGAAACGACCCGGACGCCGAAGTCAAGGAGTACTGCGCGGCCCAGACCGACCGTGCCACCAAGTTGACCGGCGAGCTTGAACACTTGCTGAAACGTTGCTTGTCGCAGGGGTCATTTGTTTTTCGTGGTCAAACGACAGCCGTCGATAGTGTCAATCCGGATGTGATCGATGCCACCAAAAAGCATCTAAGCAATGTCGCCGAGCAAGTTTTTGACCGCTATGGCGAAGCTCCTGTCCGGGCGGAGACGGCATTGGCCGAAAAGTTTCTCCGGGTTGGAAACCTCAAAGCCGTCAGTTCAGCGGTTGATCCTTTGGGGCTCGTTCAGGTTTCCGGAGGGACGCCACATATCAAAACCGACCATAAGGCAGTAGTCAGCATTCGCGATTACATTGACCGTCTGGGCACGGTCGAAGGAAAGCGAATGCTCGAGCACTTTACTGATGCGCCGTTCGGCTGGTCGCAGGATACCTTGCGCTACCTCGTCGCCGCCATGCTGGTTGCCGGAGAAATCAAAATAAAGGTCTCCGGGCGAGAGGTGACGGTCAATGGCCAACAGGCCATCGATGCGCTCCGTACCAACAATTCGTTTAAGGTCGTTGGCGTATCACTGCGCGACGAGCGGCCATCAAACGAAGTCCTGGCCCGGGCCGCAACGCGCCTGACCGACCTGGTTGGCGATACGGTTATTCCTTTAGAGGACGAAATCAGCAAGACCGCGACGAAGCAATTTCCCAAGTTTCAGCATCAGTTCGGACCACTGGCGGAAAAATTGGATGCCCTGGGCCTGCCGGGTGGCGATGTGATCCGTTCTCTTAACCAGGACCTGGCGGATGTACTGTTGACGGACGCGTCTGATGCACCGCAACGGTTGGGCAGTGAAGAGTCACCTCTTTATGACGGGTTGAAGTGGGCCACCGAGGTCGACCGGGCGTTAAAAAACGGCCTGGAGCAAACCGTGCGGGAGCTTCAGCAACATCGTCGCGACATCGAAGCTCTGCCCGATACGGGAGTTCCCGGGAAGCTCCGCCAGGATTTAGCCGATGAACTGACCCAGGTGGGAGAGCGCCTTTCGCGAGACGATTTTCATTCCCACTTAGCGGATCTGAGCACCTCTCTTACGGCAATCAAGGGGTGTGCACGGGATGCCGCCATTGAAATGGCAAAAACACAGCGAACCGCCATTAAAGATGCGGCGGATGAGCTTCAGCGTTTACCTCAGTGGTCAGAATTGGGTCGCGATGAACAGTCGCAGGTTCTTAATCAAATTGACGGCATCACCGTTGAAAGCACCGAGGACCTTGCCGGAATCAAAAAGCTGCTCAATCAGTCATTCGTTGTTCGCTCGCAGATTGACGACATTCGCGACGGAATCATCAAAACCGCCCACGAACGGCAGATGTCCCGGCTTGAAGAAGAGCGCAAAGAGGCCAAAAAGGCCGGGCAAACCAAGCTCTCCCGAAGTGTGAACATCCCTGCGACCATTAGTAGTGCTGCCGATCTGGAAGAGCTGATCCGTTCTCTTCAGGCCCTCAAAGCCGAGCTGGCAGTCTACAGCGATATCGAAGTCACCATCAAGATTGAGAGTTAG
- a CDS encoding hypothetical protein (KEGG: rpt:Rpal_1122 hypothetical protein) produces the protein MPYLKANFDELIERMRHGRDLGHASFEPVYYLVFPPSQILDVKRSLPAWTSRLRNEGWDVHPFSIAEHITSILSTAAPRKIWLSADRKAPQAWKRTNDALANALSQGSLQQRLEAELTKLQDIPNALLLVTDLEALHPYMRIGAIESQLYGKFHVPTVFLYPGERTGKTRLKFMGFYPEDGNYRSVHVGG, from the coding sequence GTGCCATATCTCAAGGCTAATTTCGATGAACTGATTGAGAGGATGCGGCATGGGCGGGATCTTGGCCACGCCAGCTTCGAGCCGGTTTACTACCTCGTTTTTCCTCCATCTCAGATTCTGGACGTGAAACGCTCGTTGCCAGCCTGGACGTCAAGGCTTCGCAATGAGGGCTGGGATGTGCATCCCTTTTCCATTGCGGAACACATCACCTCAATTCTTTCAACAGCCGCCCCAAGAAAAATCTGGCTTTCGGCTGATCGGAAGGCTCCCCAGGCATGGAAGCGGACCAACGATGCCCTGGCAAATGCGCTGTCGCAAGGATCTCTACAGCAGCGTCTTGAGGCCGAACTCACGAAATTACAGGACATTCCGAACGCCCTCTTACTCGTCACCGACCTTGAAGCGCTACATCCTTACATGCGAATCGGTGCGATTGAGAGTCAGCTATACGGAAAATTTCATGTGCCAACCGTCTTCCTCTACCCGGGAGAGCGGACAGGTAAAACACGCCTGAAGTTCATGGGCTTTTACCCTGAAGACGGCAATTATCGTTCGGTGCACGTTGGCGGATAA
- a CDS encoding phage transcriptional regulator, AlpA (KEGG: sat:SYN_01828 putative cytoplasmic protein~TIGRFAM: DNA binding domain protein, excisionase family~PFAM: Prophage CP4-57 regulatory), giving the protein MAEMEDRWLSVEEIGKYLGVSSDTVYRWIDKHDMPAHKIGRLWKFKKDEIDEWVRNRGAETE; this is encoded by the coding sequence ATGGCAGAGATGGAAGACCGCTGGTTATCGGTTGAAGAAATAGGCAAGTACCTCGGTGTCAGCAGTGACACCGTTTACCGCTGGATTGATAAGCACGATATGCCTGCCCATAAGATCGGTCGTCTCTGGAAGTTCAAAAAAGACGAAATCGACGAGTGGGTTCGTAATCGAGGAGCTGAAACCGAGTGA
- a CDS encoding conserved hypothetical protein (KEGG: dev:DhcVS_262 hypothetical protein), translating into MKQKRYTSQLGTGLGMIEETNALLNVWTPGMSSTQLFEEALNSGSFPGISARRLRNLISGCFAPRFLVNDGKPAEYLKNLRPDLSSREVEQLLFIYTCRANQILEDFVREVYWPAYAAGHESISNSEAQIFVTKAVQAGLTTTPWSEKTIKNVAGYLTGTCADFGMLERGQKVNRKIIPFRTEPNVAIVLAYDLHFSGLGDNTVVAHSDWALLGMDRSDVVTELRRLSLKGVFLVQTAGEVIRIGWQCKNPEELSSAISQG; encoded by the coding sequence ATGAAACAAAAACGATACACAAGCCAGCTTGGGACCGGCCTGGGCATGATAGAAGAGACCAATGCTCTTCTCAATGTTTGGACCCCAGGGATGTCCTCAACCCAATTATTTGAAGAGGCTTTGAACTCCGGTAGCTTTCCTGGAATTTCGGCCCGTCGGCTGCGTAATCTCATAAGTGGGTGTTTCGCTCCTCGGTTTCTTGTAAATGATGGGAAGCCAGCTGAATATTTGAAAAACTTGCGACCAGACCTCTCGAGTCGAGAGGTAGAACAGTTGCTATTCATATATACCTGTCGTGCCAATCAAATATTGGAAGATTTCGTTCGCGAGGTTTACTGGCCTGCCTATGCAGCTGGACATGAGTCCATTTCGAACAGTGAAGCACAGATTTTTGTTACCAAAGCTGTTCAAGCGGGTTTGACAACAACTCCATGGTCAGAAAAGACAATTAAAAATGTGGCCGGTTATCTTACAGGTACATGCGCTGATTTCGGCATGTTAGAGCGCGGACAAAAAGTAAACCGTAAGATTATTCCTTTCCGAACCGAACCCAACGTCGCCATTGTTTTGGCCTACGATCTCCATTTTTCCGGTCTGGGTGACAATACGGTTGTGGCTCATTCCGATTGGGCGCTTTTGGGCATGGATCGTTCCGACGTCGTCACGGAATTGAGACGTTTATCTTTGAAGGGTGTGTTTCTTGTGCAGACAGCGGGTGAGGTCATCCGCATCGGTTGGCAATGTAAAAATCCAGAGGAGCTTTCCAGTGCCATATCTCAAGGCTAA
- a CDS encoding conserved hypothetical protein (KEGG: dev:DhcVS_260 hypothetical protein) codes for MAFDQTTRKRLADFVGKTRLLLTEEFTRQLQNDYGLDPNSGDVTDLARLEHLDDARRETAHLLRDTMEHYLAAADTGTLSKAKKARQDILDRIVREQAFTILNRLCALRMAEARGLLIEAIAKGYQSKGFQLYQRLAGTALGETGACYRQFIFSVFDEFAVDLPVLFDRFSPQGRLFPREAALLNVLQEINHPDIDPLWAEDETIGWIYQYFNQKAERDAMRKASRSPRDSREMAVRNQFFTPRYVVEFLTDNTLGRLWYEMTQGNTALKDFCHYLVCRPTEIYLAEGEQVPKQDKTVEGLSQEELLKQPVYIPHHKLKDPRDIKMLDPACGSMHFGLYAFDLFERIYDDAWDIEAQLGADGFIRTEGLKPLHVSYSDKDAFLRDVPRLIIERNIHGIDIDPRAVQIAGLSLWLRAQRSWQTRNVKALERPQIQRSNIVCAEPMPGEADMLNEFTDQLQPRVLGQLVTMVFERMALAGEAGSLLKIEEEIKGAVAEAVQQWQKGPKPEQQLLFPGMEASQPKQQELRFDVTGITDKRFWEQAEDRILDALKKYAELAENGHATRRRLFAKDTARGFAFIDLCRNRYDAILMNPPFGASSRESKEYIDDRYPKSKGDVLANFIERTLQLSTSQGRVGAISSRTPFFLGSFDNLRTEVLGKDGHVRLLADLGDGVLEAMVETAIYVITKHRRGEPESLFFRLLVDAEKGELLRELKEECSCGETSDRTFVINPRHFESLTGNPYAYWVSKSTIETVGTHPCIEGNKAAIRVGLQTGEDLRHLRLLWEVPSGAIVPRLPQLNNPSLDIRYQCLSQLRNVGHWVPFSKTDMAAPWFSPITLVVNWENDGKELKNFTDSKGKVRSRPQNEEYYFKPGFSYMLRSTRLVPYLVPSGVMPTAGRAQIFPDDGEEYAVLGICASNVGSAVARFSGEMFARPKFQASMVQGLPVCEFPQETLATIKDHVDAEVNKRRAVVQRYEPYQEFLLPAWIHSGEGGETAWDLYSLFGRGLENRIAEAFGLNPDQLVELERDIREAVSIRGRSEDDESEDSHDESNEDDQELNVELISETPEAKAVGLLMYVVGVTFGRWDVRIAIDPSLAPKLPAPFDPLPVCPPGMLVGPDGLPAQSGCVVSEEWLRARPDANTLPKDGAIGGATIPDGKYPVQVSWNGILVDDPANAWDIVNRSRSVFELIFGDQYESVEAEISSIVGARSLQDYIRKSSGLFIDHLGVYSKSRRYAPIYWPISTPSGSYTLWLYYHRLTDQTLYTCVNDFVDSKLKEVSDDATNLRSKSNRSSAEEKELERLSDLELELKDFRDELLRIARFWKPNLNDGVQITAAPLWNLFQHRQWKARLKDTWEKLEAGDYDWAHLALSIWPDRVVRASHKDRSYAIAHDLDDQLWHEVEVEKVGRGGRVTRTTEWQPRDLSSADLQGIINEVKAR; via the coding sequence ATGGCCTTTGATCAAACAACCCGAAAACGGCTTGCCGACTTTGTCGGTAAAACCCGTCTGTTGTTGACGGAGGAATTCACCCGCCAACTGCAGAACGACTACGGGCTCGATCCCAATAGCGGTGACGTGACCGACCTGGCCCGGCTTGAACATCTGGACGATGCACGTCGCGAGACGGCCCACCTGCTCCGCGACACCATGGAGCACTATCTTGCTGCCGCCGATACCGGAACACTATCCAAGGCCAAAAAGGCCCGTCAGGATATTCTTGACCGCATCGTCCGGGAACAGGCCTTCACCATTCTCAATCGTCTCTGTGCCCTGCGAATGGCCGAAGCGAGGGGGCTGCTAATCGAGGCCATCGCCAAGGGATACCAGTCCAAAGGGTTCCAGCTCTATCAGCGCCTGGCAGGCACCGCACTGGGAGAAACCGGAGCCTGTTACCGTCAGTTTATCTTCAGTGTTTTTGACGAGTTTGCCGTCGATCTGCCGGTTCTTTTTGACCGGTTCAGCCCCCAAGGACGTCTGTTCCCCCGCGAGGCGGCACTACTCAATGTGCTGCAGGAGATCAACCACCCGGATATCGATCCGCTCTGGGCCGAAGACGAGACCATTGGCTGGATTTACCAGTATTTCAATCAGAAGGCTGAGCGTGATGCCATGCGCAAAGCGTCGAGGTCTCCCAGAGACTCAAGGGAGATGGCTGTACGCAATCAGTTTTTTACGCCACGCTATGTGGTTGAGTTTCTGACGGATAATACTCTCGGCCGCTTATGGTACGAAATGACCCAGGGGAACACCGCCCTTAAGGACTTTTGCCACTACCTGGTATGCCGTCCCACAGAGATTTATTTGGCCGAAGGTGAGCAGGTACCAAAGCAGGATAAAACTGTCGAGGGGCTTTCCCAAGAGGAACTTCTCAAACAACCGGTTTACATACCTCACCATAAACTTAAAGATCCCCGTGACATCAAGATGCTCGATCCTGCCTGTGGCTCGATGCATTTTGGTCTTTATGCCTTCGATCTTTTTGAGCGTATTTACGACGATGCCTGGGATATTGAAGCGCAGCTTGGTGCAGACGGTTTTATTCGGACCGAGGGGCTCAAGCCACTCCATGTATCCTACAGTGACAAGGACGCCTTTCTGCGTGATGTGCCGCGCCTGATCATTGAGCGCAACATTCACGGCATCGATATCGATCCTCGCGCAGTCCAGATCGCCGGGCTGTCACTCTGGTTGCGGGCACAGAGGTCTTGGCAGACGCGGAACGTCAAAGCTCTGGAAAGGCCCCAGATTCAACGCTCCAACATAGTTTGCGCCGAGCCCATGCCCGGTGAGGCCGATATGCTGAACGAGTTTACCGATCAGCTTCAACCTCGGGTATTGGGTCAGCTTGTAACAATGGTCTTTGAGCGTATGGCGCTTGCGGGTGAAGCAGGGTCTCTACTCAAAATCGAGGAAGAGATCAAAGGTGCTGTCGCAGAAGCCGTGCAGCAGTGGCAAAAAGGTCCAAAGCCTGAGCAGCAGCTCCTTTTCCCCGGGATGGAAGCCTCGCAGCCGAAGCAACAGGAGTTGAGGTTTGATGTCACGGGGATTACCGACAAACGGTTTTGGGAGCAGGCAGAAGATCGAATCCTGGATGCTCTAAAAAAGTATGCGGAACTTGCGGAAAACGGCCACGCAACGCGCCGCAGATTGTTCGCGAAAGACACGGCCAGGGGATTCGCCTTCATCGACCTGTGTCGTAATCGGTACGATGCAATCCTGATGAACCCGCCTTTTGGAGCATCAAGTCGCGAATCGAAAGAATATATCGACGACCGTTACCCAAAGTCCAAGGGTGATGTCCTCGCCAATTTCATCGAACGCACCTTGCAACTCAGTACGAGTCAAGGGCGAGTCGGTGCAATCTCAAGTCGAACCCCATTCTTCTTGGGTTCATTTGACAACTTGAGAACTGAGGTTCTTGGTAAAGACGGTCATGTTCGCCTGCTGGCAGATTTAGGTGATGGCGTACTTGAGGCCATGGTGGAGACGGCGATCTATGTCATTACCAAACATCGACGCGGCGAACCAGAATCATTATTTTTCCGGTTGCTTGTCGATGCCGAAAAAGGTGAGCTCCTGCGTGAGCTTAAGGAAGAGTGCTCCTGCGGTGAGACGTCTGACAGAACATTTGTTATAAATCCAAGACATTTTGAATCGTTAACAGGAAATCCATACGCCTACTGGGTTTCGAAATCCACCATTGAAACCGTCGGTACCCATCCTTGCATTGAGGGAAATAAAGCGGCGATACGTGTCGGCCTTCAAACGGGAGAAGATCTTCGTCATCTTCGCCTTCTCTGGGAAGTTCCAAGCGGAGCTATCGTTCCACGCCTGCCACAGTTGAATAACCCAAGTCTGGACATAAGGTACCAGTGCCTCAGTCAACTGAGAAATGTTGGTCATTGGGTACCATTTTCAAAAACCGACATGGCAGCTCCTTGGTTCAGCCCAATCACATTGGTAGTCAATTGGGAAAATGACGGAAAAGAGCTGAAAAATTTTACCGATTCAAAAGGCAAAGTCAGATCTCGTCCACAAAACGAAGAGTATTATTTCAAACCAGGCTTCAGCTACATGCTTCGCTCAACGCGACTGGTTCCTTACTTGGTTCCATCAGGTGTCATGCCCACGGCAGGCAGGGCACAGATATTCCCAGACGACGGTGAGGAGTATGCCGTGCTTGGTATCTGCGCCTCCAATGTGGGGAGTGCCGTTGCGAGATTTAGTGGGGAAATGTTTGCTCGGCCGAAATTCCAAGCCAGCATGGTCCAAGGACTGCCCGTGTGCGAATTCCCCCAAGAAACGTTGGCGACTATCAAAGATCATGTTGATGCTGAAGTGAACAAACGCCGTGCCGTGGTTCAGCGCTATGAGCCGTATCAGGAGTTTTTACTTCCGGCCTGGATTCATTCGGGAGAGGGCGGGGAAACAGCCTGGGATCTGTATTCGCTTTTTGGCCGGGGTTTGGAAAATAGAATAGCAGAGGCTTTCGGCCTCAATCCGGACCAGCTTGTAGAACTGGAACGAGATATCCGTGAAGCGGTTTCAATCCGAGGACGTTCGGAAGACGATGAATCCGAAGACTCTCATGATGAGTCAAATGAGGATGATCAGGAGCTGAATGTTGAACTCATTTCTGAAACGCCCGAGGCAAAAGCCGTTGGACTTTTGATGTACGTTGTTGGTGTTACGTTCGGCCGCTGGGATGTTCGTATTGCCATTGATCCTTCTCTTGCCCCGAAATTGCCCGCCCCCTTTGATCCCTTGCCGGTTTGTCCTCCCGGAATGTTGGTTGGTCCGGACGGTCTTCCAGCTCAGTCGGGTTGTGTCGTCAGCGAGGAATGGCTCCGTGCCCGGCCGGACGCCAATACTCTGCCCAAGGATGGAGCAATCGGGGGAGCGACTATTCCGGATGGTAAATACCCTGTTCAGGTTTCATGGAATGGGATTTTGGTCGATGACCCTGCCAATGCATGGGACATTGTCAATCGAAGTAGATCTGTATTTGAGCTGATCTTCGGGGATCAATACGAGAGTGTTGAAGCCGAGATATCCAGTATCGTTGGAGCACGCTCTCTTCAAGACTATATCCGGAAGTCATCAGGCCTTTTTATCGATCACTTGGGCGTGTATTCAAAAAGCCGCCGCTATGCCCCAATCTACTGGCCAATTTCAACCCCATCAGGTTCTTACACACTGTGGCTTTACTATCACCGTCTGACTGATCAGACGCTGTATACCTGCGTGAACGATTTCGTCGACTCGAAACTCAAAGAGGTATCCGACGATGCAACCAATTTGCGCAGTAAATCCAACCGGTCATCCGCCGAGGAAAAAGAACTCGAACGCTTAAGCGATCTTGAGCTGGAGCTGAAAGATTTCCGTGACGAACTGTTACGGATCGCCAGGTTCTGGAAGCCCAATCTCAACGATGGCGTGCAGATCACCGCTGCGCCTTTGTGGAACCTCTTTCAGCATCGCCAATGGAAAGCCCGCCTCAAAGATACCTGGGAAAAACTCGAAGCCGGTGATTACGACTGGGCGCACCTGGCTCTTTCCATCTGGCCGGATCGCGTCGTCCGCGCCAGCCATAAGGATCGGAGTTACGCCATCGCTCATGATCTTGACGACCAACTCTGGCATGAAGTGGAGGTTGAGAAGGTTGGCCGTGGCGGCCGTGTGACGAGGACGACTGAGTGGCAGCCCCGGGACTTGAGCAGCGCAGACCTGCAGGGAATCATCAATGAGGTCAAGGCACGATGA